In Erigeron canadensis isolate Cc75 chromosome 7, C_canadensis_v1, whole genome shotgun sequence, one DNA window encodes the following:
- the LOC122606766 gene encoding remorin 4.2-like: MSNYDQVSQNLHVDEDIRDVHALTPPYYAPSMTTSDRASRGDFSNMSVTNSTLVLAGSPRTSTTAENDADSNWGLGMHPSLSPTREDSRSVVINGGREVAPSVRSYKKEEVESKIMAWKNAKVAEINNRFKCEDAIINGWESEQAQKSSLKMKKMERKLEEKRVRAMEKMENEIAKAHQKAEERRASAEAKRGTKVARVLEVANLMKAVGRAPVKNSFF; encoded by the exons ATGTCCAACTATGATCAAGTGTCTCAAAATCTTCATGTTGATGAAGATATAAGAGATGTACATGCTTTGACTCCACCATATTACGCGCCTTCCATGACTACTAGTGATCGGGCCTCACGTGGAGATTTTTCAAATATGAGTGTCACTAATAGTACATTAGTGCTAGCAGGATCACCGAGAACAAGCACCACAGCTGAAAACGACGCTGATAGCAACTGGGGTCTTGGAATGCATCCTTCCTTATCTCCTACACGAGAAGATAGTCGTTCTGTTGTCATTAATGGTGGCAGGGAGGTGGCGCCTTCGGTGAGAAGCTATAAGAAGGAAGAAGTAGAATCCAAGATAATGGCTTGGAAGAATGCAAAGGTCGCTGAGATCAACAATCGTTTTAAGTGTGAAGATGCAATAATTAATGGTTGGGAGAGCGAGCAGGCTCAAAAATCCTCTttaaagatgaagaaaatggaG AGAAAGTTGGAAGAGAAACGAGTACGAGCAATGGAAAAGATGGAGAACGAGATAGCAAAAGCGCATCAAAAAGCCGAAGAAAGAAGAGCATCAGCAGAGGCCAAGAGGGGCACCAAAGTTGCTAGAGTTCTTGAAGTAGCTAACTTGATGAAAGCTGTTGGAAGGGCTCCTGTTAAGAACTCATTTTTTTAA